The following coding sequences lie in one Mucilaginibacter sp. KACC 22773 genomic window:
- a CDS encoding MarR family winged helix-turn-helix transcriptional regulator: MERKSSPVQQIRAFSRFYTDIIGLLDKHLLQSDYSLAEARILFELHAAKSMQASQIISAMYIDKSYLSRLLKKLEKDKLIARRPSEHDARAMVLSLTDKGMAEFEKLNQASDKQINQLIKDLPAARQSELVAHMQQIMTILK; the protein is encoded by the coding sequence ATGGAAAGAAAGTCGTCACCAGTTCAGCAAATTCGGGCCTTTAGTCGTTTTTATACGGATATTATAGGTTTGCTGGATAAACACCTGCTGCAAAGTGATTACTCGCTGGCCGAGGCGCGTATCTTATTCGAGCTTCATGCGGCCAAAAGCATGCAGGCCTCGCAGATCATCTCGGCCATGTATATCGATAAAAGTTATTTAAGCCGGTTATTGAAGAAATTGGAAAAGGATAAGCTGATTGCCCGTAGGCCTTCGGAACATGATGCAAGGGCGATGGTGCTTTCGCTTACAGATAAAGGGATGGCCGAATTTGAAAAACTTAACCAGGCATCAGATAAGCAAATTAACCAGCTGATAAAAGATTTGCCTGCTGCCAGGCAGTCGGAACTGGTAGCGCACATGCAACAGATCATGACTATTTTAAAATAA
- the porL gene encoding type IX secretion system motor protein PorL/GldL → MLKSKKINWLHIAISWGASIVILGAMFKINHWGGQLGTYMIGLGLSVEALLFFTLGFFPPAEEPEWEKVYPELAVDYAGDFPRHSHRPMHQTNGVTAALDGLLTHADLSPEKINNLGEGLKQFSDKMSRINAIADASLGTDEFAAKLKNASSKFDLLGIMFEKASAGFATIADSRDDAHAYQQQVLKLTHNLAHLNSLYESELSGADNNLRRINQFYQGLTGTLNSLHESAGETRVFKDEVNKLVQNISSLNVYYANMLSAMNQQRM, encoded by the coding sequence ATGTTAAAGAGCAAAAAAATCAACTGGCTGCATATAGCCATTTCCTGGGGTGCCAGTATAGTTATCCTTGGCGCTATGTTTAAAATTAACCATTGGGGTGGCCAGCTTGGCACCTATATGATAGGGCTTGGCCTATCAGTAGAAGCCCTGCTGTTTTTTACCCTTGGCTTTTTCCCTCCGGCCGAAGAGCCGGAATGGGAAAAGGTATATCCTGAACTGGCAGTTGATTATGCGGGCGACTTCCCAAGGCATAGCCATAGGCCAATGCACCAAACCAATGGCGTTACCGCGGCGCTTGACGGTTTGCTTACTCATGCCGACCTAAGCCCCGAAAAGATTAACAACCTTGGGGAGGGATTAAAACAATTTTCGGATAAAATGAGTCGGATAAACGCTATAGCTGATGCATCATTAGGGACAGACGAATTTGCGGCGAAGCTAAAAAACGCTTCGTCCAAGTTTGATCTGTTAGGCATTATGTTCGAAAAAGCATCGGCCGGCTTTGCTACCATTGCCGATAGCCGCGATGATGCCCATGCCTATCAGCAACAGGTTTTAAAGCTAACACATAACCTGGCACATTTAAACTCATTATACGAGAGCGAACTGAGCGGGGCCGATAATAACCTGCGCCGCATTAACCAGTTTTACCAGGGCCTTACCGGCACCCTGAATAGTTTGCACGAGTCGGCAGGCGAAACCCGGGTGTTTAAGGATGAGGTGAACAAGCTGGTGCAAAATATATCATCATTAAATGTTTACTACGCCAACATGCTTTCGGCTATGAATCAGCAGCGGATGTAG
- the porN gene encoding type IX secretion system ring protein PorN/GldN, protein MKKIIIVIETLLLIGFGRGMSFAQAIVADSTLTDTLPAYDNLIKSADLGKAKPFPYPKANAANIRLYAQVWRDIDLSDSGNSILTIPGKSLMEDIMKGIKAGKLTPYEKEDLKKKLSAKQGELRFADSVLIPIFDKDGNQTGSRMALNEFNPDKVRRFRIREDVFFDRQRGRVDTRIVALAPMMHISTSADLADNLAFTPAFWLYFPQLRYTLVQEDVSNPDKDIFDFTLDDVFMQHKFSAYLVKQASPGGVQSGQLEPGSTEAILLEQKIADLKKHIWQNPRGVNAKNLAQTDSKKEEKL, encoded by the coding sequence ATGAAAAAGATAATAATAGTGATTGAAACCCTTCTGCTGATCGGTTTCGGCAGGGGTATGTCCTTTGCCCAGGCAATAGTGGCCGATAGTACGTTAACAGATACCCTGCCGGCATATGATAATTTAATTAAATCGGCCGATTTAGGAAAAGCAAAGCCTTTCCCCTATCCAAAGGCTAATGCCGCCAACATCAGGTTATATGCACAGGTTTGGCGGGATATCGACCTTTCCGACTCGGGCAACAGCATCCTTACCATCCCTGGTAAATCCCTTATGGAAGATATCATGAAAGGGATAAAAGCAGGCAAGCTTACACCTTATGAAAAAGAGGACCTGAAAAAGAAACTCAGCGCCAAACAAGGCGAGTTGCGCTTTGCCGATTCGGTGCTGATACCAATTTTTGATAAAGACGGTAATCAAACAGGCTCAAGGATGGCGCTTAACGAGTTCAACCCTGATAAAGTACGCCGGTTCCGGATTAGGGAAGATGTGTTTTTTGACAGGCAGCGCGGCCGGGTTGACACCCGCATTGTAGCGCTGGCCCCCATGATGCACATCAGCACATCGGCCGACCTGGCCGACAACCTGGCATTTACCCCGGCCTTCTGGCTTTATTTTCCACAGCTGCGGTACACGCTGGTGCAGGAGGATGTGAGCAACCCCGACAAGGACATTTTTGATTTTACGCTGGATGATGTGTTTATGCAGCACAAGTTTTCGGCCTACCTGGTAAAACAAGCGTCGCCGGGTGGCGTACAAAGTGGGCAACTGGAGCCGGGCAGCACGGAAGCGATATTGCTTGAACAAAAAATTGCCGACCTGAAAAAACACATCTGGCAAAACCCCAGGGGCGTAAACGCAAAAAATTTAGCACAAACAGATAGTAAAAAGGAGGAGAAGCTATGA
- a CDS encoding carboxymuconolactone decarboxylase family protein yields the protein MAHIELNNDLPGIRGLMFYRPETEAPLNALAEFLLRSDNSLTRGERELIGTYVSYLNDCFFCQNVHGAVAGHYLNCSIDDIDAIKADFTSADISPKIKALLTIAGSVQKGGKNVTIEQVDAARSEGATDIEIHDTVLIAASFCMFNRYVDGLGTWAPQDRSFYVNRAPQRAVEGYVGSILK from the coding sequence ATGGCACATATTGAATTAAATAACGACTTGCCAGGCATAAGAGGCCTGATGTTTTACCGGCCCGAAACCGAGGCCCCCTTGAATGCCCTTGCCGAATTTTTGCTGCGCTCAGACAACTCGCTAACCCGAGGCGAGCGGGAGTTGATAGGCACTTACGTATCGTACCTGAACGACTGCTTTTTTTGCCAGAACGTGCATGGCGCGGTAGCCGGCCACTATCTTAACTGTAGTATAGACGATATAGATGCTATTAAAGCCGATTTTACATCCGCCGATATATCGCCTAAAATAAAGGCTTTATTAACTATTGCCGGTAGTGTTCAAAAAGGGGGCAAAAATGTAACCATTGAACAGGTAGATGCCGCCCGAAGCGAAGGCGCTACAGATATAGAGATACACGACACGGTGCTGATAGCCGCATCGTTTTGCATGTTTAACCGCTATGTAGATGGCCTGGGCACATGGGCGCCGCAAGACAGATCGTTTTATGTTAACCGCGCTCCTCAGCGGGCGGTTGAAGGTTATGTGGGCAGTATTTTAAAATAA
- the porM gene encoding type IX secretion system motor protein PorM/GldM, with translation MAAGKETTRQKMINIMYLVLLAMLALNVSETILDAFKTINDSLTASAANVGNSVQQLFSTFEQTRLKESPERAKPVYEKAKQAREVTTDLDNYIRDIKAELSNQSNGYDLVTGDLKQRDNLDIGFDVMINKKRATALKQKINDTRERLLTLLGPQDSKTVSFNLNADDPVKRGPSHRNWEELNFGEGVPLTATFTILSRIQADNKNAESEVVKKILGKMDQAVVNLDKFEAVAVAPTSYLIQGQPYTAQVFLTAYDSRSTPTVQVGGNPISVKDGRGVYNVNTSREGVFNWKGTISVKQTDGTIKTYTTPEQRYIVSRPSAVVSPDKMNVFYIGVDNPVSVSVPGIPSKSIRIGISGGTLSGSEGKYVARVTTPGTVTVSVSAEIAPGKVQVLSHTQFRAKRIPDPVAKFSGRSSGSVPTVALKAQNAIFAMLDNFDFDARFKITRFSLIIANPRETASVQVGSGNTLNDSMTASLNSIKPGSRVIFDNIIAVGPDGSPRQLAPVALTAN, from the coding sequence ATGGCTGCAGGAAAAGAAACCACCAGGCAAAAGATGATCAATATCATGTACCTGGTTTTATTGGCAATGCTGGCCCTGAATGTATCAGAAACCATACTGGACGCGTTTAAAACCATAAACGACAGCTTAACTGCTTCGGCGGCAAACGTGGGTAATTCGGTACAGCAATTATTCAGCACTTTTGAGCAAACCCGCCTTAAGGAATCGCCCGAAAGGGCCAAACCTGTATATGAAAAAGCAAAACAGGCAAGGGAAGTAACAACAGATCTGGATAACTACATCAGGGACATCAAAGCAGAACTTAGTAATCAAAGCAACGGGTACGATCTTGTAACAGGCGATTTAAAACAGCGCGACAACCTTGATATCGGTTTTGATGTAATGATTAACAAAAAGCGGGCTACCGCGCTTAAGCAAAAAATTAATGATACCCGCGAACGGTTGCTCACTTTGTTAGGCCCGCAGGATAGCAAAACGGTATCATTCAATCTTAACGCCGATGACCCGGTAAAACGAGGCCCCAGCCACCGCAACTGGGAAGAATTGAACTTTGGCGAAGGCGTGCCTTTAACCGCTACGTTTACGATACTATCGCGCATCCAGGCCGATAACAAAAATGCCGAATCGGAAGTGGTGAAAAAGATACTGGGCAAAATGGACCAGGCCGTGGTGAACCTGGATAAATTTGAGGCAGTGGCAGTGGCGCCAACATCGTACCTGATACAAGGACAGCCTTACACCGCGCAGGTATTTTTAACTGCTTATGATTCACGCTCGACCCCTACTGTACAGGTTGGCGGCAACCCGATATCTGTGAAGGATGGACGGGGCGTATACAATGTAAATACCAGCCGCGAAGGGGTATTTAACTGGAAGGGCACCATCAGCGTAAAACAAACCGATGGTACTATAAAAACTTATACCACACCCGAGCAGCGTTATATTGTTTCAAGGCCATCGGCAGTGGTATCGCCCGATAAGATGAATGTATTTTATATCGGGGTGGATAACCCGGTATCGGTTTCTGTGCCGGGTATCCCCTCAAAAAGCATCAGGATAGGTATTTCCGGCGGCACGCTCAGCGGTTCCGAAGGGAAGTATGTAGCCAGGGTGACTACTCCGGGTACGGTAACCGTTTCGGTATCGGCAGAAATTGCGCCGGGTAAAGTACAGGTATTAAGCCATACCCAGTTCAGGGCCAAACGCATTCCAGATCCTGTCGCAAAGTTCTCGGGCCGGTCAAGCGGCAGCGTACCTACCGTGGCCTTAAAAGCTCAGAATGCTATTTTTGCCATGCTGGATAATTTTGATTTTGACGCCAGGTTCAAAATCACTCGGTTCAGCCTTATTATAGCCAACCCCCGCGAAACCGCATCGGTACAGGTTGGATCGGGCAACACCCTGAATGATTCCATGACGGCATCCCTTAACAGCATCAAGCCAGGTTCAAGGGTAATTTTTGATAATATTATAGCGGTTGGGCCCGATGGTTCGCCAAGGCAACTGGCGCCGGTGGCACTCACGGCCAATTGA
- a CDS encoding GNAT family N-acetyltransferase, with protein sequence MNEKSTTLNINDINIRTVLQPGDLGYIAYLHGDIYARECGYGLNFERYVLQGLADFASQYNAGKDRVWICEHRQQMIGVLVGVNRGDSIQLRYFIFRPEYRGLGLGKRLMDGFINYMRESQINKSYLWTTNEQHAAISLYTRYGFRLTEEKVSNGFDKELTERRYDLELNDKY encoded by the coding sequence ATGAACGAAAAGAGCACAACGTTAAACATCAACGATATTAATATACGGACAGTATTGCAACCCGGCGACCTGGGTTACATTGCGTACCTGCACGGAGATATTTATGCGCGGGAATGTGGCTACGGACTTAACTTTGAACGTTATGTACTACAAGGCCTGGCCGACTTTGCCAGCCAGTACAACGCCGGTAAAGATAGGGTATGGATTTGCGAGCACCGGCAGCAAATGATCGGGGTGCTGGTTGGCGTTAACCGCGGCGATAGTATACAACTGCGCTATTTTATTTTTAGGCCCGAATACAGGGGGCTTGGCCTGGGCAAAAGGCTGATGGATGGCTTTATAAACTACATGCGTGAATCGCAGATAAACAAATCGTACTTATGGACAACCAACGAACAGCATGCTGCCATCTCGTTGTATACCCGTTATGGCTTCCGGTTAACCGAAGAAAAGGTATCTAACGGGTTTGATAAAGAGCTTACCGAAAGGCGGTATGACCTGGAACTTAACGACAAATATTGA
- a CDS encoding FAD-binding protein: protein MKRKTFIRLGGTLMATPFLSPVISLAGQAPLQNWAGNLTYSTANVQYPATVAEVQQLIKKHGKLKALGTRHCFNRIADSKDDLLSTKELNKVVSIDKKAMTVTVEGGIKYGELAPYLHKEGYALHNLASLPHISVAGSITTATHGSGVKNGNLASAVTALEVVVADGSIVHFSKAADPEKFNAVVVGLGAIGVITKVTLAIEPTYMMRQRVFLKLPMAQVKQHFEAIVSAGYSVSLFTDWQNDYVNEVWIKSRMTEKDHDGPEFYGAQAATKNLHPIYDHPAESCTDQLGVPGPWYERLPHFKMGFTPSSGKELQSEYFVPIKHAVAAIEAIAKLGRQVGPHLFITEIRTIAADSLWMSPCHNQTSVTIHFTWKPETEAVTKLLPVIEKALAPFNARPHWGKVFTLDPKVLASRYEKIADFKKVVAEYDPHGKFRNAFLEHNIYGG from the coding sequence ATGAAAAGAAAAACCTTTATCCGTTTAGGCGGCACACTTATGGCTACACCTTTTTTATCTCCCGTTATCAGCCTGGCCGGCCAGGCACCTTTGCAAAACTGGGCGGGCAACCTTACTTACAGCACTGCTAATGTGCAGTATCCGGCTACGGTGGCCGAGGTACAACAGCTCATAAAAAAACACGGCAAGCTAAAAGCGCTGGGTACCAGGCACTGCTTTAACCGCATCGCCGATAGCAAGGACGACCTCCTATCAACCAAAGAACTCAATAAAGTTGTTTCGATTGATAAAAAAGCCATGACCGTTACTGTTGAAGGCGGCATAAAATATGGCGAGCTGGCCCCCTACCTGCATAAAGAGGGCTATGCCTTACATAACCTGGCTTCATTGCCACATATATCCGTTGCGGGCTCAATCACCACGGCTACGCATGGCAGCGGTGTAAAAAACGGCAACCTGGCCAGTGCCGTAACAGCGCTGGAAGTTGTTGTTGCCGATGGCAGTATAGTTCATTTTTCAAAAGCCGCCGACCCGGAAAAGTTTAACGCGGTAGTTGTTGGACTGGGCGCCATAGGTGTTATTACCAAAGTTACCCTGGCCATCGAGCCCACTTACATGATGCGCCAGCGCGTGTTTTTAAAGCTGCCCATGGCACAGGTTAAGCAACATTTTGAAGCGATAGTATCTGCAGGTTACAGCGTAAGCCTGTTTACCGATTGGCAAAACGACTACGTAAACGAGGTTTGGATAAAAAGCCGCATGACCGAAAAAGACCATGACGGTCCCGAATTTTATGGTGCCCAAGCGGCCACCAAAAACCTGCACCCTATTTATGACCACCCCGCCGAAAGCTGCACCGACCAGTTAGGTGTACCCGGACCATGGTACGAGCGTTTGCCGCATTTTAAAATGGGCTTTACCCCAAGCAGCGGTAAAGAACTGCAATCAGAATATTTTGTGCCGATAAAACATGCGGTAGCGGCCATTGAAGCGATTGCTAAATTAGGCAGGCAGGTTGGCCCGCATTTATTTATAACCGAGATCCGCACCATAGCGGCAGATAGCCTGTGGATGAGCCCCTGCCATAATCAAACCTCGGTAACTATTCACTTTACCTGGAAACCCGAAACAGAAGCTGTTACCAAACTACTCCCCGTTATTGAAAAGGCCCTGGCCCCTTTCAATGCCCGGCCGCATTGGGGTAAAGTATTTACGCTCGATCCGAAAGTGCTGGCCTCACGTTATGAAAAAATAGCCGATTTTAAAAAGGTGGTTGCCGAATATGACCCGCATGGTAAATTCAGGAACGCGTTTCTGGAGCATAATATTTATGGGGGATAG
- a CDS encoding carboxymuconolactone decarboxylase family protein: MAHINVPEGVPGIRSLVMFRPETGKPLYELAQILLRGESTLSPAERELIAAYVSYRNNCTFCYSSHAAAARCLYEDDALIVDEVLRDMQEAPASDKLKALLNIAGKVQILGTEVKQADIDAAKSLGATDRELHDTVLIAAAFSMFNRYVDGLASLTPTDPEAYAEMGVRMAKGYTLPPNAPK; encoded by the coding sequence ATGGCACACATCAATGTACCCGAAGGCGTTCCGGGCATCCGTTCGCTGGTCATGTTCAGGCCCGAAACAGGTAAGCCTTTATATGAGCTGGCGCAGATACTGCTGCGGGGCGAATCTACCCTATCACCCGCTGAGCGCGAACTGATAGCCGCATATGTATCGTACCGCAACAACTGCACCTTTTGCTACAGTAGCCATGCCGCTGCGGCAAGGTGCCTGTATGAAGACGATGCCCTTATTGTTGACGAGGTATTGAGAGATATGCAGGAGGCCCCGGCAAGCGATAAGCTGAAAGCGCTATTAAACATAGCTGGTAAAGTGCAAATCCTGGGTACCGAAGTTAAACAGGCCGATATTGACGCCGCCAAAAGTCTTGGCGCTACCGACCGCGAATTACACGATACGGTACTGATAGCGGCGGCGTTCAGCATGTTTAACCGTTATGTAGATGGCCTGGCCAGCCTTACACCAACAGATCCGGAAGCTTATGCAGAAATGGGCGTACGTATGGCAAAGGGGTATACTTTACCTCCCAATGCTCCTAAGTGA
- the porK gene encoding type IX secretion system lipoprotein PorK/GldK has product MRSSIQITGLLLIVLSSCQSKLYNTPATRAVSVKRLIPPAGMVYIPSGTFQYKLQDDDDKSEKRNVSVSAFFIDKTEVTNKQYQAFVNWVADSVAITDYLHDDSFYLPSTGATVGKNRKEIRLIDWDKVHKISPLWKRAPADVKEKLAGMMTMLNGQRMPDPALMNYRFYYVRMDGEKNNQYVMDTVGVYPNEHVWSTDFPNAQMTVMDANYFSNKIYEYNPVVGVTWKQARAYADWRSTQLKVLIRNNPNLKNFKLSFGLPTEAQWQYAAEAKLDPADTVERTVKTTIDKTTGKEKLSLNFKQGEGAYSSDGSTFTLPVTSYTPNAFGIYNMAGNVSEWTMDAFSPSASQLVNDLNPALLYDAADKDSPLLKRKVVRGGSWKDNGEMLNSDTRSFEDQGNAHSYIGFRCVMAAFELPGEQVKTRKYAKR; this is encoded by the coding sequence ATGAGATCGTCAATTCAAATTACAGGCTTGCTGCTAATAGTGCTCAGCTCCTGCCAGTCAAAACTATACAATACCCCGGCCACCCGCGCTGTTTCTGTAAAGCGCCTCATCCCGCCGGCAGGCATGGTGTATATACCATCAGGCACTTTCCAATACAAACTGCAGGATGATGATGATAAATCCGAAAAACGCAATGTAAGCGTAAGCGCTTTTTTTATTGACAAAACCGAAGTAACCAATAAGCAATACCAGGCCTTTGTAAACTGGGTTGCCGATTCGGTAGCTATTACCGATTACCTGCACGATGATTCCTTTTATCTGCCATCCACAGGGGCAACCGTTGGTAAAAACCGCAAGGAGATCAGGCTGATAGACTGGGATAAAGTGCACAAGATTTCGCCCTTGTGGAAACGCGCACCGGCAGACGTAAAAGAAAAGCTGGCCGGTATGATGACCATGCTCAATGGCCAGCGTATGCCCGACCCGGCATTAATGAACTACCGGTTTTATTACGTGCGCATGGATGGCGAAAAAAACAACCAGTATGTAATGGATACGGTCGGCGTTTATCCTAACGAGCATGTATGGTCGACGGATTTTCCGAACGCGCAAATGACGGTGATGGACGCCAACTACTTCAGCAATAAAATTTATGAGTATAACCCTGTAGTCGGGGTAACCTGGAAACAGGCCCGTGCTTATGCCGACTGGCGCAGTACGCAGTTAAAGGTGCTCATCAGGAACAATCCCAACCTTAAAAATTTTAAACTAAGTTTTGGTTTGCCTACCGAAGCACAGTGGCAATACGCCGCCGAAGCCAAGCTCGATCCAGCTGATACTGTAGAACGAACAGTAAAAACCACTATTGATAAAACTACCGGTAAGGAAAAACTTTCGCTCAACTTTAAACAAGGCGAGGGCGCCTACTCCAGCGATGGATCAACATTTACGCTGCCGGTTACCTCCTATACCCCCAACGCGTTCGGCATTTACAATATGGCAGGCAACGTATCTGAGTGGACGATGGATGCTTTTAGTCCCTCGGCTTCGCAACTGGTAAACGATTTAAATCCGGCGTTGCTGTATGATGCCGCCGATAAAGACTCGCCCCTATTAAAACGAAAGGTAGTACGCGGCGGATCATGGAAAGATAACGGCGAGATGCTGAACAGTGATACCCGCAGTTTTGAAGACCAGGGCAACGCCCACTCCTACATAGGCTTCCGCTGCGTGATGGCCGCCTTTGAACTCCCCGGCGAGCAGGTGAAAACAAGAAAATACGCTAAACGATAA